In Halovivax gelatinilyticus, the following are encoded in one genomic region:
- a CDS encoding CDP-2,3-bis-(O-geranylgeranyl)-sn-glycerol synthase, translating to MGVFTTIVVAFWLMLPAYVPNNAAVLAGGGRPIDGGRTWNGKRVLGDGKTWRGTLVGTAVGAALALVLNAVAGDVGPAVGVDLPTFPVAVVVALPFGAMCGDIAASFLKRRTGRRRGAPFPVVDQLDFVVLALAFAFVAAPTWFSEQFTLGVLAVVFVLTPILHVGTNAIAYALGLKDEPY from the coding sequence ATGGGAGTGTTCACGACGATCGTCGTCGCGTTCTGGTTGATGTTACCCGCGTACGTACCGAACAACGCCGCGGTGCTGGCCGGCGGGGGCCGACCGATCGACGGCGGTCGGACCTGGAACGGAAAGCGCGTCCTCGGCGACGGAAAGACCTGGCGGGGAACGCTCGTCGGCACGGCCGTCGGCGCGGCGCTGGCGCTCGTCCTGAACGCGGTCGCCGGCGACGTCGGGCCCGCGGTCGGCGTCGACCTCCCGACGTTCCCCGTGGCCGTCGTCGTCGCGCTTCCGTTCGGGGCGATGTGCGGCGACATCGCCGCGTCGTTTCTAAAGCGCCGGACCGGCCGCCGGCGCGGCGCGCCGTTTCCGGTCGTCGACCAGCTCGACTTCGTCGTCCTGGCGCTGGCGTTCGCGTTCGTCGCCGCGCCGACGTGGTTCTCCGAGCAGTTTACGCTGGGCGTGCTCGCGGTCGTCTTCGTATTGACACCGATATTACACGTCGGGACGAACGCCATCGCGTACGCACTCGGGCTCAAAGACGAACCGTACTGA
- the pyrE gene encoding orotate phosphoribosyltransferase gives MVTQELIGALRAAEAVKFGEFELSHGGTSEYYVDKYLFETDPACLSAIAEAFAERVDADEKLCGVALGGVPLAAATSVVAGVPYVIARKQRKEYGTGNQIEGRLEEGEEVVVVEDIVTTGTSLVDAVEAVRAAGATVERALVVVDREEGGREAIEQAGVEMEALVTASELLEDADRQ, from the coding sequence ATGGTCACTCAGGAACTCATCGGCGCGTTGCGGGCGGCCGAGGCCGTGAAATTCGGCGAGTTCGAACTCTCACACGGCGGGACGAGCGAGTACTACGTCGATAAGTACCTCTTCGAGACGGATCCGGCGTGTCTGTCGGCGATCGCCGAGGCGTTCGCCGAGCGAGTCGACGCGGACGAGAAACTCTGCGGGGTCGCCCTCGGCGGCGTTCCGCTGGCGGCCGCGACGAGCGTCGTCGCAGGCGTCCCGTACGTCATCGCGCGCAAGCAACGAAAGGAGTACGGCACGGGTAACCAGATCGAAGGCCGGCTCGAGGAGGGCGAGGAGGTCGTCGTGGTCGAGGACATCGTCACGACGGGGACGAGCCTCGTCGACGCCGTCGAGGCCGTTAGAGCCGCCGGGGCGACGGTCGAACGCGCCCTCGTGGTCGTGGACCGAGAGGAAGGCGGCCGCGAGGCGATCGAGCAAGCGGGCGTCGAGATGGAGGCCCTGGTGACGGCGAGCGAACTGCTCGAAGACGCCGACCGCCAGTGA
- a CDS encoding proline dehydrogenase family protein codes for MLPPIARRFVAGESSDAALDHARELNGRDVSVILNLLGEHYDEPDPAEEDAATYRHLVDEIAEADLDACISIKPSQLGLDLGADAFRTLVTDVTEHAADRDVFVWIDMEDYTTTDVTLDVFTDLAREHDGGVGVCVQANLKRTRDDVERLADVPGKVRFVKGAYDEPASVAYTDKGRVNEAYRDLLEYAFAEYDGGIAIGSHDPEMIDLAKELHDEHGTDFEVQMLMGVREDAQYDLAAEGYEVWQYAPYGGKWLSYFWRRVRERKENLFFALRAVLGR; via the coding sequence ATGCTTCCGCCGATCGCTCGCCGGTTCGTCGCCGGCGAGAGTTCCGACGCCGCGCTCGATCACGCCCGCGAGTTGAACGGGCGCGACGTTTCGGTCATCTTGAACCTGCTCGGAGAGCACTACGACGAACCGGATCCGGCCGAAGAAGACGCCGCAACCTATCGCCATCTGGTCGACGAGATCGCCGAGGCCGACCTCGACGCGTGCATCTCGATCAAACCCTCCCAGCTCGGCCTCGACCTGGGCGCCGACGCCTTCCGCACCCTGGTGACGGACGTCACTGAGCACGCCGCCGACCGCGACGTCTTCGTCTGGATCGACATGGAAGATTACACCACGACCGACGTGACGCTCGACGTCTTCACCGACCTCGCGCGCGAACACGACGGCGGCGTGGGCGTCTGCGTCCAGGCCAACCTGAAACGCACGCGCGACGACGTCGAACGACTCGCCGACGTTCCCGGAAAGGTCCGGTTCGTCAAGGGCGCCTACGACGAGCCCGCGTCCGTCGCTTACACCGACAAGGGACGAGTCAACGAGGCCTATCGCGACCTCCTCGAGTACGCATTTGCCGAGTACGACGGCGGTATCGCCATCGGAAGCCACGACCCCGAGATGATCGACCTCGCGAAGGAGCTCCACGACGAACACGGGACCGACTTCGAGGTGCAGATGCTCATGGGGGTTCGCGAGGACGCCCAGTACGACCTCGCCGCGGAGGGCTACGAGGTCTGGCAGTACGCACCGTACGGCGGCAAGTGGCTCTCGTACTTCTGGCGACGCGTCCGCGAGCGCAAGGAGAACCTCTTCTTCGCCCTTCGGGCGGTCCTCGGACGGTAG
- a CDS encoding DUF7269 family protein, with translation MRRLVLVFATGAILAAIALLVNPTDSTPAFVTPLVVTGVGLVTIVLGLAIWVQQGFVPSVVGSPDAATNGLTERHGRPIPPPSSNIVGARIDRALRESSDVPRTARRRIEDDVRTAVETKLGETGDRSNSTIDELLREGTWTEDPRAATFLGEVDHRSRSVRYRDWLVGRRYERMLRATIDTIARLDAAPEHGPVGDGPRDGIASTGRRDSADRSAGPSGGYDPSVAYSRWTDADSADDGEAAGSRSTASTPESVNPEVNR, from the coding sequence GTGAGACGACTCGTGCTCGTCTTCGCGACCGGTGCGATACTCGCCGCGATAGCCCTGCTTGTCAACCCGACCGATTCGACACCCGCGTTCGTTACGCCCCTCGTCGTCACCGGCGTGGGGCTGGTGACGATCGTCCTCGGGCTCGCCATCTGGGTGCAACAGGGGTTCGTCCCATCGGTCGTCGGATCGCCCGACGCGGCGACGAACGGACTGACCGAGCGCCACGGACGACCGATCCCGCCTCCGTCCAGCAACATTGTCGGTGCCCGCATCGATCGGGCTCTGCGCGAATCGTCGGACGTCCCGCGCACGGCTCGCCGACGGATCGAAGACGACGTACGCACCGCCGTCGAGACGAAACTGGGCGAGACGGGAGACCGGTCGAACTCGACGATCGACGAGTTGCTACGCGAGGGAACCTGGACCGAGGATCCGCGGGCGGCGACCTTCCTCGGCGAGGTCGACCACCGTTCGCGTTCCGTTCGATATCGAGACTGGCTCGTCGGTCGGCGCTACGAACGGATGCTGCGCGCGACGATCGACACGATAGCGCGACTCGACGCGGCGCCGGAGCACGGGCCCGTTGGGGACGGACCGCGCGACGGTATCGCCTCGACCGGCAGACGGGATTCGGCCGATCGTTCCGCCGGCCCGTCCGGTGGCTACGACCCGTCGGTCGCCTATTCACGCTGGACGGATGCGGATTCGGCGGATGATGGCGAGGCCGCCGGCTCGCGGTCGACGGCGAGTACGCCAGAATCAGTGAACCCCGAGGTGAACCGATGA
- a CDS encoding universal stress protein translates to MAQHVLVPYDDSQRSTDALDFAIEAHPDSTITAVHVIDPSDFYAATGMEGGAMANYDAIIDHQNERAENLLREASDRAADAGVDIRTDHVIGSVSRSIIDYVEEHDVDHVVIGSHGRTGARRILLGSVAETVARRSPVPVTIVR, encoded by the coding sequence ATGGCTCAGCACGTCCTCGTCCCGTACGACGACTCGCAGCGATCGACCGACGCGCTCGATTTCGCGATCGAAGCACACCCCGACTCGACGATCACGGCGGTACACGTCATCGATCCGAGCGACTTCTACGCGGCGACCGGGATGGAAGGCGGAGCGATGGCGAACTACGACGCGATCATCGACCACCAGAACGAGCGCGCGGAGAACCTCCTTCGCGAAGCGAGCGATCGAGCCGCGGACGCCGGGGTCGACATCAGGACCGACCACGTCATCGGCAGCGTCTCGCGGTCGATCATCGATTACGTCGAGGAACACGACGTCGACCACGTCGTGATCGGCAGTCACGGACGAACCGGGGCCAGACGGATTCTCCTCGGAAGCGTCGCCGAGACCGTCGCCCGGCGGTCGCCGGTGCCGGTCACGATCGTTCGATAA
- a CDS encoding 50S ribosomal protein L15e translates to MARSFYSHIKEAWKNPGDGKLGELQWQRKQEWRKQGAIERIDRPTRLDKARELGYKAKQGIVLTRVSVRKGTARKERFTAGRRTKRQGVNRIGRRKNIQRIGEERVSRKYPNLRVLGSYWVGEDGSQKWFEVILVDPEHPAIENDDDLNWICGDDHKNRAFRGLTNAGKSNRGLYNRGKGTEKVRPSTNSD, encoded by the coding sequence ATGGCACGAAGCTTCTACTCTCACATCAAGGAGGCCTGGAAGAACCCCGGCGACGGCAAACTCGGGGAACTCCAGTGGCAACGCAAACAGGAGTGGCGCAAACAGGGCGCTATCGAGCGCATCGACCGACCGACGCGCCTGGACAAGGCCCGTGAACTCGGCTACAAGGCAAAACAGGGCATCGTCCTCACGCGGGTCTCGGTCCGAAAGGGAACCGCCCGGAAAGAGCGCTTTACCGCCGGACGGCGGACGAAGCGCCAGGGCGTAAACCGCATCGGCCGCCGCAAGAACATCCAGCGCATCGGCGAAGAGCGCGTCTCCCGGAAGTACCCCAACCTCCGCGTACTGGGCAGCTACTGGGTCGGTGAGGACGGCTCGCAGAAGTGGTTCGAAGTGATCCTCGTGGACCCGGAGCACCCGGCGATCGAGAACGACGACGACCTGAACTGGATCTGCGGCGACGACCACAAGAACCGCGCCTTCCGCGGACTGACCAACGCCGGCAAGTCCAACCGCGGCCTCTACAACCGCGGCAAGGGAACCGAGAAGGTCAGACCCTCGACCAACAGCGACTGA
- a CDS encoding DUF7519 family protein — MTDDPGHALYAPPGRSPLLVAFAVLVVLGLGYGAGAVVPVAVAVVSGLGIVGGCCLIATYSIRDRALGGITTVAGLAGVAGSVWIAVLAGTAAGLPAVDVGPYRAVGIVAAAAVTVTAAGVALLPAESCRSALGETARDATLAAAIATPIAALVLDGRPLALYWDGIRETISLASRTPSIALITIQVLTLLALFSIAGSDTARRTCRRLGLDVPSIRDLVEWVREWNESIYWVIGFYVVVWYVPGLRAAIDSGFEAIGPVGRAVAAVLTSGVVIAALLAVIVGVVLASVAVAIAPAVRHRLEPVPLRTFASMSGGAVVPVAILGGDRLATGGTTSAITWALIVAAWIGFVASWLHAPRLLAMAAGERWRSRLVGVAAASLFAGTILSATAGLAPIGVLVGIAATLLVWDLGTNALDVHRTVGPDGYASDPLAARAGTTGVVGCVGVGLGLAIVYGARWAGPSVSPSIAKVSIALSLVAVLAVTASSARREASDRSIGDWLSDRYLSAVVTPFRIVVFAIPFAIVLSQLVHPAFGLFALAGLLAVAFVAPNRSSPRSYRRDRF, encoded by the coding sequence GTGACCGACGACCCCGGCCACGCACTGTACGCCCCGCCGGGCCGATCGCCGCTTCTGGTCGCGTTCGCCGTGCTGGTCGTTCTCGGCCTCGGATACGGCGCTGGCGCGGTGGTGCCAGTCGCGGTGGCAGTTGTGTCGGGGCTGGGGATCGTCGGCGGGTGTTGCCTGATCGCGACGTATTCGATTCGAGACCGCGCACTCGGCGGTATCACGACAGTTGCCGGACTCGCCGGGGTTGCCGGCAGCGTCTGGATCGCCGTACTGGCCGGAACCGCCGCCGGATTACCGGCTGTCGACGTGGGCCCCTATCGAGCCGTCGGAATCGTTGCCGCGGCGGCGGTCACCGTAACGGCCGCGGGCGTTGCCCTCCTGCCGGCGGAGTCCTGTCGATCGGCGCTCGGCGAGACCGCGCGTGACGCGACGCTCGCCGCGGCGATCGCGACGCCGATCGCGGCGCTCGTCCTCGATGGGCGACCGCTCGCCCTCTACTGGGATGGGATTCGTGAGACGATCTCGCTCGCCAGTCGAACGCCCTCGATCGCACTGATAACGATTCAAGTGCTCACGCTGCTTGCGCTCTTCTCGATCGCCGGTAGCGATACGGCGAGGCGGACGTGTCGACGCCTCGGACTGGACGTCCCGTCGATCAGGGATCTCGTAGAGTGGGTGCGCGAGTGGAACGAATCGATCTACTGGGTGATCGGGTTCTACGTCGTCGTCTGGTACGTTCCGGGACTGCGGGCGGCGATCGACTCGGGGTTCGAGGCGATCGGTCCGGTCGGCCGGGCCGTCGCCGCGGTGTTGACGAGCGGTGTGGTGATCGCGGCGTTACTCGCCGTCATCGTCGGGGTGGTGCTCGCGTCCGTCGCGGTGGCCATCGCCCCGGCCGTCCGTCACCGACTCGAACCGGTGCCGTTGCGAACGTTCGCCTCGATGTCCGGTGGTGCGGTCGTTCCGGTTGCCATCCTCGGCGGCGACCGCCTCGCGACCGGCGGGACGACGTCGGCTATCACGTGGGCGTTGATCGTCGCCGCGTGGATCGGTTTCGTCGCCAGCTGGCTCCACGCACCGCGGCTGCTCGCGATGGCCGCGGGCGAGCGGTGGCGGTCGCGATTGGTCGGCGTCGCGGCCGCCTCGCTGTTCGCCGGGACGATCCTCTCGGCGACCGCCGGACTCGCCCCGATCGGCGTACTCGTCGGGATCGCGGCTACGCTTCTCGTCTGGGATCTCGGAACGAACGCCCTCGACGTCCACCGGACAGTCGGACCGGATGGGTACGCCTCGGATCCCCTCGCTGCGCGTGCCGGCACGACCGGCGTCGTCGGCTGCGTCGGCGTCGGTCTGGGCCTGGCGATCGTCTACGGCGCCCGCTGGGCAGGACCGTCCGTCTCGCCGTCGATCGCGAAGGTGTCGATCGCCCTCTCGCTCGTCGCCGTCCTCGCCGTGACGGCGAGCAGTGCTCGACGCGAGGCGTCCGATCGGTCGATTGGAGACTGGCTTTCCGACAGGTATCTCTCCGCGGTGGTGACGCCGTTCCGGATCGTCGTCTTCGCGATTCCGTTCGCGATCGTCCTCTCCCAGCTCGTCCACCCGGCGTTCGGCCTGTTCGCGCTCGCGGGGCTGCTCGCGGTAGCGTTCGTTGCCCCGAATCGCTCCTCGCCCCGCAGCTATCGTCGGGATCGATTCTGA
- a CDS encoding DUF58 domain-containing protein codes for MSRRHRYWAGLAVATVCIGAGIVLELLTVFAASAVGLTYAAYASLGDAPASSLAVERTVTPTQPRPGESVSVRLTVRNEGSTVLPDVRVADSPPDGLVVDGSTRAGVSLSPGETETIEYAVTARRGSYEFGEVTARSATVSGGAAVVETYPIESEIDCADLVETVPIGGETIQYTGRIDGEAGGEGVEFHAIRAHQPTDPMNRIDWTRLARTGELATIEFRQEQAVRVVCLVDARSAAASRRRAGEATAIELSRRGVRHLATRLLVENNQVGVAWFGGSGHYLRPCSGRPQRARIRRFLDGEWDDTFGYSNWLSAGADDVDRCCRHLADEKQIVLFSPLLDDGPVEAARRFAAFGHDVTVVSPSVVPDSLGGTVQTVVRDDRISTLRSAGVRVVAWSPTESLHVALDRASRGWSA; via the coding sequence ATGAGCCGTCGACACCGGTACTGGGCCGGGCTCGCCGTCGCCACGGTCTGTATCGGTGCGGGGATCGTGCTCGAACTGTTGACGGTTTTCGCCGCCTCGGCCGTCGGTCTCACGTACGCGGCCTACGCGAGCCTCGGCGACGCACCCGCGTCGTCCCTAGCCGTCGAGCGGACGGTTACGCCGACCCAGCCGAGACCGGGCGAATCGGTTTCGGTTCGCCTCACGGTTCGAAACGAGGGTTCGACGGTCCTCCCGGACGTTCGCGTCGCCGACAGTCCGCCCGACGGACTGGTCGTCGATGGGTCGACGCGGGCCGGCGTCTCGCTGTCGCCCGGCGAGACCGAGACGATCGAGTACGCGGTAACGGCGAGGCGTGGCTCCTACGAGTTCGGCGAGGTCACCGCCCGTTCGGCGACGGTTTCTGGCGGCGCAGCGGTCGTCGAAACGTACCCGATCGAGAGCGAAATCGACTGTGCCGACCTCGTCGAGACCGTCCCCATCGGCGGGGAGACGATCCAGTACACGGGGCGAATCGACGGCGAGGCCGGCGGCGAAGGCGTCGAGTTCCACGCAATTCGTGCCCACCAGCCGACAGACCCGATGAACCGCATCGACTGGACGCGACTCGCCCGGACGGGCGAACTCGCGACGATCGAGTTCCGCCAGGAGCAGGCGGTGCGGGTGGTCTGTCTCGTCGACGCCCGGTCGGCCGCCGCCTCGCGCCGACGAGCGGGCGAAGCGACGGCGATCGAGTTGAGCCGGCGGGGAGTACGCCACCTCGCGACGCGGTTGCTCGTCGAGAATAACCAGGTTGGCGTCGCCTGGTTCGGCGGCAGCGGTCACTATCTACGCCCGTGTAGCGGCAGGCCACAGCGGGCCCGTATCCGACGATTTCTCGACGGCGAGTGGGACGACACGTTCGGGTACTCGAACTGGCTCTCGGCCGGCGCTGATGACGTCGACCGGTGCTGTCGCCACCTGGCCGACGAGAAACAGATCGTCCTCTTTTCGCCGCTGCTCGACGACGGTCCGGTCGAGGCCGCCCGGCGGTTCGCGGCGTTCGGCCACGACGTGACCGTCGTCTCTCCCTCGGTCGTCCCCGACTCCCTCGGCGGAACCGTCCAGACCGTTGTCCGGGACGACCGGATTTCGACGCTTCGGAGCGCGGGCGTACGCGTCGTCGCGTGGTCGCCGACGGAGTCGCTTCACGTCGCACTGGATCGGGCGTCGCGGGGGTGGTCGGCGTGA
- the thrS gene encoding threonine--tRNA ligase: MSESESQSQIAVVLPDGSELSVDADATVEDCAYEIGPGLGRDTVAGKLDGDLVAKEAPVYEGANLEIVTVQSDEYVDVMRHSASHCLAQAVTRLFGEDVKLAIGPPTDDGFYYDFDDLDVDESDLPDLEAEIEEIVEADYEIEREVVSVEEAEQRLADEPYKLELLAEFADEDATVTFYRQGEWADLCAGPHVDSTGDIGAVELLEIAGAYWRGDEENPMQTRIYGTAFESESDLEAYLERREEAKERDHRKIGREMNLFSIQEVTGPGLPLYHPPGKTILRELSRFVESINDDADYEYVETPHLFKTDLWKQSGHYDNYVDDMFIFDVGDDEFGLKPMNCPGHASIFEDHSWSYRDLPVRYAENGKVYRKEQRGELSGISRVWAFTIDDGHLFVRPDQIEAEVEAIMDAIDEVLTTFDLDYEVALATRPEKSVGSDEIWERAEAQLESVLESREIDYELEAGDGAFYGPKIDFSFEDAIGRSWDGPTVQLDFNMPERFELSYVGEDNESHQPVMIHRALYGSYERFFMMLIEHYEGNFPLWLSPEQVRVLPISDDNREYAEEIADAFSDFRVEVDTSDATLGRKIRAAHDDRVPYQIIVGDDEQADGTISVRDRFEDQEYDVAVDTFLTHLEAERDEKRNEPDFLQS; this comes from the coding sequence ATGTCAGAATCAGAATCACAGTCACAGATAGCGGTCGTACTGCCCGACGGATCCGAACTCTCGGTCGACGCCGACGCCACGGTCGAAGACTGCGCCTACGAGATCGGCCCCGGCCTCGGCCGGGACACGGTCGCCGGGAAACTCGACGGCGACCTCGTCGCCAAAGAGGCGCCCGTCTACGAGGGGGCGAACCTCGAAATCGTCACCGTACAGTCCGACGAGTACGTAGACGTCATGCGCCACTCGGCGTCACACTGTCTCGCCCAGGCCGTCACGCGCCTGTTCGGCGAGGACGTCAAACTCGCGATCGGCCCGCCGACGGACGACGGCTTCTACTACGACTTCGACGACCTCGACGTCGACGAGTCAGACCTTCCGGACCTCGAGGCCGAGATCGAAGAGATCGTCGAGGCGGACTACGAGATCGAACGCGAGGTGGTCTCGGTGGAAGAAGCCGAGCAACGACTCGCCGACGAGCCGTACAAACTCGAGCTTCTCGCCGAGTTCGCCGACGAGGACGCGACGGTCACGTTCTACCGACAGGGCGAGTGGGCGGACCTCTGTGCCGGTCCGCACGTCGACTCCACGGGCGATATCGGCGCCGTCGAGTTGCTGGAGATCGCGGGCGCCTACTGGCGCGGCGACGAGGAGAATCCGATGCAGACGCGGATCTACGGGACGGCCTTCGAGAGTGAAAGCGATCTGGAGGCATACCTGGAGCGTCGCGAGGAGGCCAAAGAGCGCGATCACCGAAAGATCGGCCGCGAGATGAACCTCTTTTCGATCCAGGAGGTGACGGGCCCGGGACTCCCGCTGTATCACCCGCCGGGCAAGACGATCCTGCGCGAACTCTCTCGGTTCGTCGAGTCGATCAACGACGACGCCGACTACGAGTACGTCGAGACGCCACACCTGTTCAAGACCGACCTCTGGAAGCAGTCGGGTCACTACGACAACTACGTCGACGACATGTTCATCTTCGACGTCGGCGACGACGAGTTCGGCTTGAAACCGATGAACTGTCCGGGCCACGCGTCGATCTTCGAAGACCACTCCTGGAGCTACCGCGACCTGCCCGTCCGCTACGCCGAAAACGGGAAGGTCTACCGCAAGGAACAGCGCGGCGAGCTCTCGGGCATCTCGCGCGTCTGGGCGTTCACGATCGACGACGGACACCTCTTCGTCAGACCCGACCAGATCGAAGCCGAGGTCGAGGCGATCATGGACGCCATCGACGAGGTGCTGACGACGTTCGATCTCGACTACGAGGTCGCGCTGGCGACGCGTCCCGAGAAATCCGTCGGTAGCGACGAGATCTGGGAGCGCGCCGAGGCCCAACTCGAGTCGGTTCTCGAATCGCGAGAGATAGACTACGAACTCGAAGCCGGTGACGGGGCGTTCTACGGGCCGAAGATCGACTTCTCGTTCGAAGACGCCATCGGTCGAAGCTGGGACGGCCCGACGGTGCAACTCGATTTCAACATGCCCGAACGGTTCGAGCTCTCCTACGTCGGCGAGGACAACGAGTCCCACCAGCCGGTGATGATCCACCGCGCGCTCTACGGCAGTTACGAGCGGTTCTTCATGATGCTCATCGAGCACTACGAGGGCAACTTCCCACTCTGGCTCTCTCCCGAACAGGTTCGAGTGCTTCCCATCTCCGACGATAACCGCGAGTACGCAGAAGAGATCGCCGACGCGTTCTCAGACTTCCGCGTCGAGGTCGACACGAGCGACGCCACGCTCGGCCGGAAGATCCGGGCGGCCCACGACGACCGGGTTCCCTACCAGATCATCGTCGGCGACGACGAGCAAGCCGACGGGACGATCTCCGTTCGTGATCGCTTCGAAGACCAGGAGTACGACGTCGCGGTGGATACGTTTCTGACCCACCTCGAAGCCGAACGCGACGAGAAACGTAACGAACCCGACTTCTTGCAGTCGTAG